A window of Juglans regia cultivar Chandler chromosome 7, Walnut 2.0, whole genome shotgun sequence contains these coding sequences:
- the LOC108999684 gene encoding uncharacterized protein LOC108999684 has translation MEVQCSLLGWELCHHEEGVEELRRSLLYTTFELETTLVAAKEEISRREHELINIKDLLSRTIKERDEAQARCQKLTLEKLMLQQQLQQQQQQQQQILEQQVAASNNEDESKGTDSSKHSASSDSHGNMISSPDSDPSLQALPEAAMQLIAEKPLPEKGKLLQAVMEAGPLLHTLLLAGPLPRWQHPPPQINSIEIPPVAISSPSQRLVHQDSGISFNGCFNNKSNAL, from the exons ATGGAGGTTCAATGCAGTCTTCTTGGCTGGGAATTGTGCCACCACGAAGAG GGAGTGGAAGAGTTGAGACGTTCTCTCTTGTACACAACCTTCGAGTTAGAGACAACTCTTGTAGCAGCTAAGGAGGAGATCTCCAGAAGAGAACATGAGCTGATTAATATCAAAGATCTGTTGAGCAGGACCATCAAAGAGAGGGATGAAGCACAGGCAAGATGCCAGAAGCTAACTTTGGAGAAACTCATGCTTCAACAACAActacagcagcagcagcagcagcagcagcaaatACTAGAGCAGCAAGTAGCTGCTTCAAACAATGAAGATGAATCAAAAGGCACCGACTCTAGCAAGCATTCTGCCTCTTCCGACTCCCACGGCAACATGATTTCCTCTCCGGACTCGGACCCAAGTTTACAAGCACTGCCAGAAGCCGCCATGCAGTTAATAGCCGAGAAGCCGCTGCCAGAAAAAGGGAAGCTCCTGCAGGCAGTGATGGAAGCTGGACCACTCTTGCATACCCTCCTCCTGGCCGGACCGCTCCCTCGGTGGCAGCACCCACCTCCCCAAATCAACTCCATTGAGATTCCACCAGTAGCAATTTCTTCCCCTTCACAACGTCTTGTACACCAAGACTCTGGAATTAGTTTCAATGGATGCTTTAATAACAAGTCTAATGCTCTGTGA
- the LOC108991491 gene encoding SHUGOSHIN 2-like isoform X3: MVKGPKIGSAPRKRLADITNLQQQQLKAVNQDVKQLPICLTTKEYIEKLRKENMTLMKLLVERNKIIELSVIELQKLRINFLKVQQQNLQLAQANSQMLAELNSGKDRLKALQHELGCKNGLLKARKLDLEVGTTKHDEAGELSQADRRDAKPCHTNRRRQSKRQSLAPTTVNQVHATETVEIKSRNLRRRSTRLKPEEPEPTEDMFEIVDASGPTSLKPVHPKENIGNKRRCLRRQSARFKSEEPEQAEDLFEIEDAKFPVSPVVDDLVHDIGRTSSGLSAKKEDEGNTSLRFEAQQMRRSSVGRPLRRAAEKIQSYKETPINVKMRRQDKKC; this comes from the exons ATGGTAAAGGGACCCAAAATTGGAAGTGCTCCAAGGAAAAGGCTTGCTGACATAACCAActtgcagcagcagcagctaaAAGCAGTAAACCAAGATGTGAAGCAGCTGCCCATTTGTCTTACAACTAAAGAGTATATTGAAAAGCTACGGAAG GAAAACATGACACTTATGAAGCTTCTTGTAGAAAGAAA TAAAATTATTGAACTGAGCGTAATTGAGTTACAGAAACTGAGAATCAATTTTCTGAAAGTGCAGCAACAGAATTTGCAACTTGCCCAAGCAAACAGCCAGATGTTGGCG GAGCTTAATTCAGGTAAAGACAGG CTAAAAGCACTTCAGCATGAGCTTGGATGCAAAAATGGCTTGCTCAAAGCACGAAAACTAGACTTGGAG GTAGGTACAACTAAGCATGATGAAGCAGGGGAACTGTCTCAAGCTGATAGGAGGGACGCTAAACCATGCCACACCAACAGAAGACGGCAATCCAAACGTCAAT CTTTGGCTCCTACCACTGTTAACCAAGTCCATGCCACAGAGACGGTTGAAATTAAGAG CCGTAATTTGAGAAGGCGATCTACAAGGCTTAAACCTGAAGAGCCAGAGCCAACGGAAGACATGTTTGAGATAGTTGACGCTTCTGGTCCTACCTCTCTTAAACCAGTCCATCCTAAAGAGAATATTGGAAATAAGAG GCGTTGTCTGAGAAGGCAATCTGCAAGGTTTAAATCTGAAGAGCCAGAACAAGCTGAAGATTTGTTTGAGATAGAGGATGCTAAATTTCCTGTCTCTCCTGTAGTTGATGATCTGGTGCATGACATTGGTCGAACATCATCAGGATTGTCAGccaaaaaagaagatgaaggaaaTACCTCCCTTAGATTTGAAGCACAACAAATGCGAAGATCATCTGTTGGAAGGCCATTGCGCCGAGCAGCTGAGAAGATTCAGTCCTACAAGGAAACTCCTATCAATGTGAAGATGCGACGGCAGGA CAAAAAGTGTTAA
- the LOC108991491 gene encoding SHUGOSHIN 2-like isoform X1 → MLLVSGERERERIRVLSLHTTMDGDIILDLENCVAGDGNAKGMVKGPKIGSAPRKRLADITNLQQQQLKAVNQDVKQLPICLTTKEYIEKLRKENMTLMKLLVERNKIIELSVIELQKLRINFLKVQQQNLQLAQANSQMLAELNSGKDRLKALQHELGCKNGLLKARKLDLEVGTTKHDEAGELSQADRRDAKPCHTNRRRQSKRQSLAPTTVNQVHATETVEIKSRNLRRRSTRLKPEEPEPTEDMFEIVDASGPTSLKPVHPKENIGNKRRCLRRQSARFKSEEPEQAEDLFEIEDAKFPVSPVVDDLVHDIGRTSSGLSAKKEDEGNTSLRFEAQQMRRSSVGRPLRRAAEKIQSYKETPINVKMRRQDKKC, encoded by the exons ATGCTACTAGtttcgggagagagagagagagagagaattagggTTTTAAGCTTGCACACCACAATGGACGGTGACATCATACTTGATTTAGAAAATTGTGTTGCTGGTG ATGGTAACGCAAAAGGAATGGTAAAGGGACCCAAAATTGGAAGTGCTCCAAGGAAAAGGCTTGCTGACATAACCAActtgcagcagcagcagctaaAAGCAGTAAACCAAGATGTGAAGCAGCTGCCCATTTGTCTTACAACTAAAGAGTATATTGAAAAGCTACGGAAG GAAAACATGACACTTATGAAGCTTCTTGTAGAAAGAAA TAAAATTATTGAACTGAGCGTAATTGAGTTACAGAAACTGAGAATCAATTTTCTGAAAGTGCAGCAACAGAATTTGCAACTTGCCCAAGCAAACAGCCAGATGTTGGCG GAGCTTAATTCAGGTAAAGACAGG CTAAAAGCACTTCAGCATGAGCTTGGATGCAAAAATGGCTTGCTCAAAGCACGAAAACTAGACTTGGAG GTAGGTACAACTAAGCATGATGAAGCAGGGGAACTGTCTCAAGCTGATAGGAGGGACGCTAAACCATGCCACACCAACAGAAGACGGCAATCCAAACGTCAAT CTTTGGCTCCTACCACTGTTAACCAAGTCCATGCCACAGAGACGGTTGAAATTAAGAG CCGTAATTTGAGAAGGCGATCTACAAGGCTTAAACCTGAAGAGCCAGAGCCAACGGAAGACATGTTTGAGATAGTTGACGCTTCTGGTCCTACCTCTCTTAAACCAGTCCATCCTAAAGAGAATATTGGAAATAAGAG GCGTTGTCTGAGAAGGCAATCTGCAAGGTTTAAATCTGAAGAGCCAGAACAAGCTGAAGATTTGTTTGAGATAGAGGATGCTAAATTTCCTGTCTCTCCTGTAGTTGATGATCTGGTGCATGACATTGGTCGAACATCATCAGGATTGTCAGccaaaaaagaagatgaaggaaaTACCTCCCTTAGATTTGAAGCACAACAAATGCGAAGATCATCTGTTGGAAGGCCATTGCGCCGAGCAGCTGAGAAGATTCAGTCCTACAAGGAAACTCCTATCAATGTGAAGATGCGACGGCAGGA CAAAAAGTGTTAA
- the LOC108991491 gene encoding SHUGOSHIN 2-like isoform X2: MLLVSGERERERIRVLSLHTTMDGDIILDLENCVAGDGNAKGMVKGPKIGSAPRKRLADITNLQQQQLKAVNQDVKQLPICLTTKEYIEKLRKENMTLMKLLVERNKIIELSVIELQKLRINFLKVQQQNLQLAQANSQMLAELNSGKDRLKALQHELGCKNGLLKARKLDLEVGTTKHDEAGELSQADRRDAKPCHTNRRRQSKRQSLAPTTVNQVHATETVEIKSRNLRRRSTRLKPEEPEPTEDMFEIVDASGPTSLKPVHPKENIGNKRRCLRRQSARFKSEEPEQAEDLFEIEDAKFPVSPVVDDLVHDIGRTSSGLSAKKEDEGNTSLRFEAQQMRRSSVGRPLRRAAEKIQSYKETPINVKMRRQE, encoded by the exons ATGCTACTAGtttcgggagagagagagagagagagaattagggTTTTAAGCTTGCACACCACAATGGACGGTGACATCATACTTGATTTAGAAAATTGTGTTGCTGGTG ATGGTAACGCAAAAGGAATGGTAAAGGGACCCAAAATTGGAAGTGCTCCAAGGAAAAGGCTTGCTGACATAACCAActtgcagcagcagcagctaaAAGCAGTAAACCAAGATGTGAAGCAGCTGCCCATTTGTCTTACAACTAAAGAGTATATTGAAAAGCTACGGAAG GAAAACATGACACTTATGAAGCTTCTTGTAGAAAGAAA TAAAATTATTGAACTGAGCGTAATTGAGTTACAGAAACTGAGAATCAATTTTCTGAAAGTGCAGCAACAGAATTTGCAACTTGCCCAAGCAAACAGCCAGATGTTGGCG GAGCTTAATTCAGGTAAAGACAGG CTAAAAGCACTTCAGCATGAGCTTGGATGCAAAAATGGCTTGCTCAAAGCACGAAAACTAGACTTGGAG GTAGGTACAACTAAGCATGATGAAGCAGGGGAACTGTCTCAAGCTGATAGGAGGGACGCTAAACCATGCCACACCAACAGAAGACGGCAATCCAAACGTCAAT CTTTGGCTCCTACCACTGTTAACCAAGTCCATGCCACAGAGACGGTTGAAATTAAGAG CCGTAATTTGAGAAGGCGATCTACAAGGCTTAAACCTGAAGAGCCAGAGCCAACGGAAGACATGTTTGAGATAGTTGACGCTTCTGGTCCTACCTCTCTTAAACCAGTCCATCCTAAAGAGAATATTGGAAATAAGAG GCGTTGTCTGAGAAGGCAATCTGCAAGGTTTAAATCTGAAGAGCCAGAACAAGCTGAAGATTTGTTTGAGATAGAGGATGCTAAATTTCCTGTCTCTCCTGTAGTTGATGATCTGGTGCATGACATTGGTCGAACATCATCAGGATTGTCAGccaaaaaagaagatgaaggaaaTACCTCCCTTAGATTTGAAGCACAACAAATGCGAAGATCATCTGTTGGAAGGCCATTGCGCCGAGCAGCTGAGAAGATTCAGTCCTACAAGGAAACTCCTATCAATGTGAAGATGCGACGGCAGGA atga
- the LOC108991494 gene encoding probable pectate lyase 18, whose translation MLLPTTCILLICFLSTSLSFLANATLNRTLPHQHPDPEAVVQEVQRRVNASLSQRQMLSLQAKDQISPCLTGNPIDDCWRCDADWQNNRQRLADCAIGFGHNALGGKGGQFYVVTDSSDSDPANPVPGTLRHAVIQEEPLWIVFAADMGIKLKHELIVNSYKTIDGRGVIVHIVGNGCITLQYVSNVIIHNVHIHHCKPSGNANIRSSPTHAGWRGRSDGDGISIFSARQIWIDHCSLSYCTDGLIDAIMGSTGITISNSYFSHHDEVMLLGHNDRYALDSGMQVTIAFNHFGEALVQRMPRCRRGYIHVVNNDFTQWEMYAIGGSANPTINSQGNRYTAPGDPNAKEVTKRVETDESEWTDWNWRTEGDIMVNGAFFVPSGAGASVQYAKASSVEPKAAGLIDQLTMNAGVLGGRRESSETASTSYPGFSNGSTTYSDNTGSGDGTSDYFGMIFGSAAAPPLTLSSTTSVLSSLLIFILTLHMTTTNLHLLLLLPLIL comes from the exons ATGCTGCTTCCTACCACCTGCATTCTCTTAATATGTTTTCTCTCCACCTCTCTGTCCTTCCTCGCCAACGCGACACTCAATCGGACGCTCCCTCACCAACACCCCGATCCTGAAGCTGTTGTCCAAGAAGTCCAAAG GCGCGTCAATGCCTCTCTCTCGCAGAGACAAATGCTCTCTCTCCAAGCAAAGGACCAAATTTCCCCATGCCTCACCGGAAATCCCATCGACGATTGCTGGCGCTGCGACGCTGACTGGCAGAACAACCGCCAAAGGCTCGCCGACTGCGCCATCGGGTTCGGTCACAATGCCCTCGGTGGCAAAGGTGGTCAGTTCTACGTTGTAACTGACTCGTCCGACAGCGACCCGGCAAACCCGGTCCCGGGTACCCTCCGCCACGCCGTGATCCAAGAAGAACCCCTCTG GATTGTATTCGCGGCGGACATGGGCATAAAACTGAAGCACGAGCTGATCGTCAACAGCTACAAGACCATCGACGGTCGAGGCGTGATCGTCCACATTGTGGGCAACGGGTGCATCACACTGCAGTACGTGTCCAACGTCATTATCCACAACGTTCACATCCACCACTGCAAGCCGTCGGGGAACGCCAACATACGGTCGTCACCGACACACGCCGGATGGAGGGGAAGATCGGACGGCGACGGAATCTCCATCTTCAGTGCGCGACAGATATGGATAGACCACTGCTCCTTGTCTTACTGCACGGACGGATTAATCGACGCCATAATGGGGTCCACGGGGATCACCATATCCAACAGTTACTTCTCGCATCACGACGAGGTGATGCTGCTGGGTCACAACGATCGTTACGCCTTGGACTCGGGCATGCAGGTAACGATAGCGTTCAATCACTTCGGTGAGGCGCTTGTGCAGCGCATGCCACGGTGCAGACGCGGGTATATACACGTGGTCAACAACGATTTCACGCAGTGGGAGATGTACGCCATTGGCGGTAGCGCGAACCCGACCATTAATAGTCAGGGTAATCGTTACACAGCACCGGGGGACCCAAACGCCAAGgag GTGACAAAGCGGGTGGAGACGGACGAGAGTGAGTGGACGGACTGGAACTGGAGGACGGAGGGGGACATAATGGTAAATGGAGCATTCTTTGTGCCGTCGGGGGCGGGAGCAAGCGTCCAATACGCCAAGGCCTCAAGTGTGGAGCCCAAGGCCGCTGGGCTAATTGATCAGCTCACCATGAACGCCGGTGTCCTTGGTGGGCGCAG GGAGAGCAGCGAGACAGCGTCGACATCATATCCAGGATTCAGTAATGGTAGCACCACATACAGTGACAATACTGGGTCCGGCGACGGTACTAGTGACTACTTTGGAATGATATTCGGGAGCGCAGCAGCACCACCTCTCACGTTATCTTCTACTACTTCAGTCCTTTCGtcccttttaatttttattttaactttgcACATGACTACCACCAATCTCCATCTCCTATTATTGTTGCccttaatattataa